In Diabrotica undecimpunctata isolate CICGRU chromosome 4, icDiaUnde3, whole genome shotgun sequence, a single genomic region encodes these proteins:
- the LOC140439947 gene encoding odorant receptor 94b-like isoform X3 — translation MNTLEDTKLHYENCPEKDFYPEVTSKLYKKIGKKYTIIFFMMAHATLTSSYLPPFLATLRSEENNPERMLPDRLPYYSWMPFRFDTAGTYLIALGYQAIPMFSYAYSIVGMDTLFMNIMNCVGMNLEIIQGAFLSILPRAEKKTDGQLLTQDGLYNTEELTITLRAEMKKISQHLQVVYKVCEDLEDIHKYLTLAQATATLFILCSCLYLVSMTPFGSKQFLAEIVYMIAMGFQLALYCWFGNEVTLKADKMPFYIWQCDWLTADKEFKMSMILSMARAKRPLYLTAGKFAPLTLPTFVAIVKASYSFFAVIKNTSD, via the exons ATGAATACTTTGGAGGATACAAAACTTCATTATGAAAATTGCCCAGAAAAAGATTTCTATCCGGAGGTTACTTCTAAACTATACAAAAAGATTGGAAAAAAGTACACTATCATATTTTTTATGATGGCTCACGCAACGCTAACATCATCGTACCTACCACCTTTTCTTGCTACCCTACGCTCTGAAGAAAACAATCCGGAAAGAATGCTGCCTGACAGGCTTCCATATTATAGCTGGATGCCCTTTAGATTTGATACAGCTGGTACCTATTTAATAGCCCTTGGATATCAGGCTATACCTATGTTTTCATATGCTTATAG CATTGTTGGAATGGACACATTATTCATGAATATAATGAACTGCGTGGGAATGAATCTTGAGATTATCCAAGGGGCTTTCCTTTCCATTCTTCCAAGAGCAGAGAAGAAAACAGACGGTCAATTGTTAACGCAGGACGGGCTATATAACACCGAAGAACTAACTATTACTTTAAGAGCGGAAATGAAGAAAATATCGCAGCATTTACAAGTTGTTTATAA AGTTTGTGAGGACCTAGAagatattcataaatatttaacCCTTGCACAAGCTACAGCAACGTTATTTATTCTTTGTTCTTGTTTATATTTAGTATCAATG ACACCTTTTGGGAGTAAACAGTTTTTAGCAGAAATCGTATATATGATTGCCATGGGTTTTCAGTTAGCATTATATTGTTGGTTTGGTAATGAAGTGACACTTAAG GCTGACAAAATGCCTTTTTATATCTGGCAATGTGATTGGTTAACTGCAGATAAGGAGTTTAAAATGTCTATGATCCTTAGCATGGCCAGGGCCAAAAGACCGCTCTATTTGACGGCCGGAAAATTTGCACCACTTACTCTACCAACATTTGTAGCG
- the LOC140439947 gene encoding odorant receptor 94b-like isoform X1, with protein MEEDLYVKDFFVVNRWILRFAGMWRPESQNDVIQSLYTLYVIGIFLFVNLFFTFTEFLSILYVYNNEYDLIKNISFALTHFMGAVKVVFFYFQGHKLKRIMNTLEDTKLHYENCPEKDFYPEVTSKLYKKIGKKYTIIFFMMAHATLTSSYLPPFLATLRSEENNPERMLPDRLPYYSWMPFRFDTAGTYLIALGYQAIPMFSYAYSIVGMDTLFMNIMNCVGMNLEIIQGAFLSILPRAEKKTDGQLLTQDGLYNTEELTITLRAEMKKISQHLQVVYKVCEDLEDIHKYLTLAQATATLFILCSCLYLVSMTPFGSKQFLAEIVYMIAMGFQLALYCWFGNEVTLKADKMPFYIWQCDWLTADKEFKMSMILSMARAKRPLYLTAGKFAPLTLPTFVAIVKASYSFFAVIKNTSD; from the exons ATGGAAGAAGATCTATACGTCAAAGATTTTTTTGTCGTCAATCGATGGATACTCAGATTTGCTGGCATGTGGCGGCCAGAAAGTCAAAATGATGTTATTCAGTCGTTATACACATTATACGTAATTGGGATTTTTCTCTTTGTTAATTTGTTTTTCACTTTTACAGAGTTTTTGAGTATTTTGTATGTGTACAACAACGAatatgatttaataaaaaatataagttttgcTTTGACGCACTTTATGGGGGCTGTAAag GTCGTATTTTTCTACTTTCAAGGTCATAAATTGAAACGAATTATGAATACTTTGGAGGATACAAAACTTCATTATGAAAATTGCCCAGAAAAAGATTTCTATCCGGAGGTTACTTCTAAACTATACAAAAAGATTGGAAAAAAGTACACTATCATATTTTTTATGATGGCTCACGCAACGCTAACATCATCGTACCTACCACCTTTTCTTGCTACCCTACGCTCTGAAGAAAACAATCCGGAAAGAATGCTGCCTGACAGGCTTCCATATTATAGCTGGATGCCCTTTAGATTTGATACAGCTGGTACCTATTTAATAGCCCTTGGATATCAGGCTATACCTATGTTTTCATATGCTTATAG CATTGTTGGAATGGACACATTATTCATGAATATAATGAACTGCGTGGGAATGAATCTTGAGATTATCCAAGGGGCTTTCCTTTCCATTCTTCCAAGAGCAGAGAAGAAAACAGACGGTCAATTGTTAACGCAGGACGGGCTATATAACACCGAAGAACTAACTATTACTTTAAGAGCGGAAATGAAGAAAATATCGCAGCATTTACAAGTTGTTTATAA AGTTTGTGAGGACCTAGAagatattcataaatatttaacCCTTGCACAAGCTACAGCAACGTTATTTATTCTTTGTTCTTGTTTATATTTAGTATCAATG ACACCTTTTGGGAGTAAACAGTTTTTAGCAGAAATCGTATATATGATTGCCATGGGTTTTCAGTTAGCATTATATTGTTGGTTTGGTAATGAAGTGACACTTAAG GCTGACAAAATGCCTTTTTATATCTGGCAATGTGATTGGTTAACTGCAGATAAGGAGTTTAAAATGTCTATGATCCTTAGCATGGCCAGGGCCAAAAGACCGCTCTATTTGACGGCCGGAAAATTTGCACCACTTACTCTACCAACATTTGTAGCG
- the LOC140439947 gene encoding odorant receptor 33a-like isoform X2 encodes MWRPESQNDVIQSLYTLYVIGIFLFVNLFFTFTEFLSILYVYNNEYDLIKNISFALTHFMGAVKVVFFYFQGHKLKRIMNTLEDTKLHYENCPEKDFYPEVTSKLYKKIGKKYTIIFFMMAHATLTSSYLPPFLATLRSEENNPERMLPDRLPYYSWMPFRFDTAGTYLIALGYQAIPMFSYAYSIVGMDTLFMNIMNCVGMNLEIIQGAFLSILPRAEKKTDGQLLTQDGLYNTEELTITLRAEMKKISQHLQVVYKVCEDLEDIHKYLTLAQATATLFILCSCLYLVSMADKMPFYIWQCDWLTADKEFKMSMILSMARAKRPLYLTAGKFAPLTLPTFVAIVKASYSFFAVIKNTSD; translated from the exons ATGTGGCGGCCAGAAAGTCAAAATGATGTTATTCAGTCGTTATACACATTATACGTAATTGGGATTTTTCTCTTTGTTAATTTGTTTTTCACTTTTACAGAGTTTTTGAGTATTTTGTATGTGTACAACAACGAatatgatttaataaaaaatataagttttgcTTTGACGCACTTTATGGGGGCTGTAAag GTCGTATTTTTCTACTTTCAAGGTCATAAATTGAAACGAATTATGAATACTTTGGAGGATACAAAACTTCATTATGAAAATTGCCCAGAAAAAGATTTCTATCCGGAGGTTACTTCTAAACTATACAAAAAGATTGGAAAAAAGTACACTATCATATTTTTTATGATGGCTCACGCAACGCTAACATCATCGTACCTACCACCTTTTCTTGCTACCCTACGCTCTGAAGAAAACAATCCGGAAAGAATGCTGCCTGACAGGCTTCCATATTATAGCTGGATGCCCTTTAGATTTGATACAGCTGGTACCTATTTAATAGCCCTTGGATATCAGGCTATACCTATGTTTTCATATGCTTATAG CATTGTTGGAATGGACACATTATTCATGAATATAATGAACTGCGTGGGAATGAATCTTGAGATTATCCAAGGGGCTTTCCTTTCCATTCTTCCAAGAGCAGAGAAGAAAACAGACGGTCAATTGTTAACGCAGGACGGGCTATATAACACCGAAGAACTAACTATTACTTTAAGAGCGGAAATGAAGAAAATATCGCAGCATTTACAAGTTGTTTATAA AGTTTGTGAGGACCTAGAagatattcataaatatttaacCCTTGCACAAGCTACAGCAACGTTATTTATTCTTTGTTCTTGTTTATATTTAGTATCAATG GCTGACAAAATGCCTTTTTATATCTGGCAATGTGATTGGTTAACTGCAGATAAGGAGTTTAAAATGTCTATGATCCTTAGCATGGCCAGGGCCAAAAGACCGCTCTATTTGACGGCCGGAAAATTTGCACCACTTACTCTACCAACATTTGTAGCG